The following coding sequences lie in one Populus nigra chromosome 15, ddPopNigr1.1, whole genome shotgun sequence genomic window:
- the LOC133674764 gene encoding UDP-galactose/UDP-glucose transporter 7-like isoform X2: protein MENRSEAESSPFKSLVAAVSYGIASMAMVFINKAILMQYGHSMTLLTLQQLATALLIHFGRQMGYTRSRGVDMQTAKKLLPVSLFYNANVAFALASLKGVNIPMYIAIKRLTPLAVLIAGFSSRKGKPTTQVTLSVLLIAAGVIIAALGDFSFDLWGYSMALTSVFFQTMYLVLVERSGAEDGLSSIEIMFYNSFLSLPFLMFLIIATGEFPNSLALLFAKSNSLSFLVILVISLVMGIVLNFTMFLCTIVNSALTTTIVGVLKGVGSTTLGFVVLGGVEVHALNVTGLVINTTGGVWYSYAKYQQKMSKPPRQVSDVEAHHK from the exons ATGGAGAATCGCAGTGAAGCAGAATCAAGTCCttttaagag TTTGGTTGCGGCTGTATCATATGGGATTGCTTCAATGGCTATGGTTTTTATCAATAAGGCCATTTTGATGCAATATGGTCACTCAATGACCCTTCTCACTCTGCAG CAACTGGCGACAGCATTGCTTATACATTTTGGTAGGCAAATGGGGTATACGAGATCAAGGGGAGTAGATATGCAAACAGCTAAAAAACTTCTCCCGGTTTCACTATTCTACAATGCTAATGTGGCATTTGCTTTGGCTAGCTTGAAAGGAGTTAATATTCCTATGTATATTGCAATAAAGAGACTCACACCACTTGCGGTACTTATAGCTGGATTTTCTTCAAGAAAGGGAAAACCTACAACACAG GTTACTCTCTCTGTGCTATTAATTGCTGCTGGAGTTATTATAGCAGCACTTGGAGATTTTTCTTTTGACCTTTGGGGTTACAGCATGGCCCTTACTTCTGTTTTCTTTCAG ACAATGTACCTTGTGTTAGTTGAAAGATCTGGTGCAGAGGATGGCCTCTCTTCTATTGAGATAATGTTCTATAAcagttttctttctcttccattCTTGATGTTTCTCATCATAGCAACAGGAGAATTTCCAAACTCTCTAGCATTATTGTTTGCAAAG AGTAATTCTTTATCATTTTTGGTGATCCTCGTTATTTCTTTAGTAATGGGCATAGTTCTCAACTTCACCATGTTCCTGTGTACCATAGTCAACTCAGCTCTAACAACAACCATCGTGGGAGTTCTCAAAGGTGTTGGGTCCACG ACCCTTGGTTTTGTCGTACTGGGTGGCGTGGAAGTCCATGCTTTGAATGTGACTGGATTGGTTATCAACACAACTGGTGGGGTGTGGTACTCATATGCCAAATACCAGCAGAAGATGAGCAAACCTCCAAGGCAAGTATCAGATGTAGAGGCACATCACAAATAG
- the LOC133674764 gene encoding UDP-galactose/UDP-glucose transporter 7-like isoform X1, translating to MISVEDRLEPATKQNHVSSDGDFSPMENRSEAESSPFKSLVAAVSYGIASMAMVFINKAILMQYGHSMTLLTLQQLATALLIHFGRQMGYTRSRGVDMQTAKKLLPVSLFYNANVAFALASLKGVNIPMYIAIKRLTPLAVLIAGFSSRKGKPTTQVTLSVLLIAAGVIIAALGDFSFDLWGYSMALTSVFFQTMYLVLVERSGAEDGLSSIEIMFYNSFLSLPFLMFLIIATGEFPNSLALLFAKSNSLSFLVILVISLVMGIVLNFTMFLCTIVNSALTTTIVGVLKGVGSTTLGFVVLGGVEVHALNVTGLVINTTGGVWYSYAKYQQKMSKPPRQVSDVEAHHK from the exons ATGATAAGTGTGGAAGATAGGTTGGAACCAGCAACAAAGCAAAACCATGTCTCATCTGATGGCGATTTCTCCC CAATGGAGAATCGCAGTGAAGCAGAATCAAGTCCttttaagag TTTGGTTGCGGCTGTATCATATGGGATTGCTTCAATGGCTATGGTTTTTATCAATAAGGCCATTTTGATGCAATATGGTCACTCAATGACCCTTCTCACTCTGCAG CAACTGGCGACAGCATTGCTTATACATTTTGGTAGGCAAATGGGGTATACGAGATCAAGGGGAGTAGATATGCAAACAGCTAAAAAACTTCTCCCGGTTTCACTATTCTACAATGCTAATGTGGCATTTGCTTTGGCTAGCTTGAAAGGAGTTAATATTCCTATGTATATTGCAATAAAGAGACTCACACCACTTGCGGTACTTATAGCTGGATTTTCTTCAAGAAAGGGAAAACCTACAACACAG GTTACTCTCTCTGTGCTATTAATTGCTGCTGGAGTTATTATAGCAGCACTTGGAGATTTTTCTTTTGACCTTTGGGGTTACAGCATGGCCCTTACTTCTGTTTTCTTTCAG ACAATGTACCTTGTGTTAGTTGAAAGATCTGGTGCAGAGGATGGCCTCTCTTCTATTGAGATAATGTTCTATAAcagttttctttctcttccattCTTGATGTTTCTCATCATAGCAACAGGAGAATTTCCAAACTCTCTAGCATTATTGTTTGCAAAG AGTAATTCTTTATCATTTTTGGTGATCCTCGTTATTTCTTTAGTAATGGGCATAGTTCTCAACTTCACCATGTTCCTGTGTACCATAGTCAACTCAGCTCTAACAACAACCATCGTGGGAGTTCTCAAAGGTGTTGGGTCCACG ACCCTTGGTTTTGTCGTACTGGGTGGCGTGGAAGTCCATGCTTTGAATGTGACTGGATTGGTTATCAACACAACTGGTGGGGTGTGGTACTCATATGCCAAATACCAGCAGAAGATGAGCAAACCTCCAAGGCAAGTATCAGATGTAGAGGCACATCACAAATAG
- the LOC133674764 gene encoding UDP-galactose/UDP-glucose transporter 7-like isoform X3 — MNGCSLVAAVSYGIASMAMVFINKAILMQYGHSMTLLTLQQLATALLIHFGRQMGYTRSRGVDMQTAKKLLPVSLFYNANVAFALASLKGVNIPMYIAIKRLTPLAVLIAGFSSRKGKPTTQVTLSVLLIAAGVIIAALGDFSFDLWGYSMALTSVFFQTMYLVLVERSGAEDGLSSIEIMFYNSFLSLPFLMFLIIATGEFPNSLALLFAKSNSLSFLVILVISLVMGIVLNFTMFLCTIVNSALTTTIVGVLKGVGSTTLGFVVLGGVEVHALNVTGLVINTTGGVWYSYAKYQQKMSKPPRQVSDVEAHHK; from the exons ATGAATGGATGTAGTTTGGTTGCGGCTGTATCATATGGGATTGCTTCAATGGCTATGGTTTTTATCAATAAGGCCATTTTGATGCAATATGGTCACTCAATGACCCTTCTCACTCTGCAG CAACTGGCGACAGCATTGCTTATACATTTTGGTAGGCAAATGGGGTATACGAGATCAAGGGGAGTAGATATGCAAACAGCTAAAAAACTTCTCCCGGTTTCACTATTCTACAATGCTAATGTGGCATTTGCTTTGGCTAGCTTGAAAGGAGTTAATATTCCTATGTATATTGCAATAAAGAGACTCACACCACTTGCGGTACTTATAGCTGGATTTTCTTCAAGAAAGGGAAAACCTACAACACAG GTTACTCTCTCTGTGCTATTAATTGCTGCTGGAGTTATTATAGCAGCACTTGGAGATTTTTCTTTTGACCTTTGGGGTTACAGCATGGCCCTTACTTCTGTTTTCTTTCAG ACAATGTACCTTGTGTTAGTTGAAAGATCTGGTGCAGAGGATGGCCTCTCTTCTATTGAGATAATGTTCTATAAcagttttctttctcttccattCTTGATGTTTCTCATCATAGCAACAGGAGAATTTCCAAACTCTCTAGCATTATTGTTTGCAAAG AGTAATTCTTTATCATTTTTGGTGATCCTCGTTATTTCTTTAGTAATGGGCATAGTTCTCAACTTCACCATGTTCCTGTGTACCATAGTCAACTCAGCTCTAACAACAACCATCGTGGGAGTTCTCAAAGGTGTTGGGTCCACG ACCCTTGGTTTTGTCGTACTGGGTGGCGTGGAAGTCCATGCTTTGAATGTGACTGGATTGGTTATCAACACAACTGGTGGGGTGTGGTACTCATATGCCAAATACCAGCAGAAGATGAGCAAACCTCCAAGGCAAGTATCAGATGTAGAGGCACATCACAAATAG
- the LOC133674610 gene encoding ubiquitin carboxyl-terminal hydrolase 18-like, whose amino-acid sequence MHVGGITVDLNWLLQFIFTVFIIGLGLLHLVKNTASKYFEVDANFEAAESNHTVIDPSIVNQAMEAEEDSLRCVNCGNSGSKTCSRCKSVRYCSQGCQEAHWKAGHKLKCKDFKANSSQTAKSNFGFKPSGGGSKSFSSIALVPASGGSNSKPIKKPGKVLFPYDEFIKLYNSDKPRFPPCGLLNCGNSCFANVVLQCLTYTRPLVAYLLEKGHQTECRHNDWCFLCEFQSHVVRASQSALPFSPMNILSRLRNIGGNLGYGRQEDAHEFMRFAIDTMQSVCLDEFGGEKAVEPASQETTIIQHIFGGRLQSQVICTKCNKISNQFENMMDLTVEIHGDAESLEECLNQFTDKEWLHGENMYKCDGCNDYVKAWKRLTIQRAPNVLTIALKRFQSGRFGKLNKRVTFPETLDLSPYMSEKGDGADVYKLYAVVVHVDMLNASFFGHYICYTKDFRGNWHRIDDSKVSSVELDEVLSQGAYMLLYSRVSVRPSCLRTIEPSKEQQSIVKVELDSCTEKPAGHLSPMESTDATSSGFLAPAPESRNSEFGSACHEDAVVNFESSTAVSKGVSSCENESPSKADMKDAEDSGVNHNSELSSSAMEEDPRDIPVALSSGIIHEVPEDMNGIDSSSSSLIPVGVSDLKKDSSTALDSEAVVIEHSLDHSDTVMYESDSAVAKDIKVNGSIHSFSNEEISTKPNSLKRQPPFHDSDGEDTNGAKRA is encoded by the exons ATGCATGTCGGTGGAATAACAGTGGATCTGAATTGGTTACTACAATTTATTTTCACTGTCTTTATAATAGGTTTAGGTTTGTTACACCTCGTTAAGAATACGGCGTCGAAGTATTTCGAAGTCGACGCCAATTTCGAAGCGGCTGAGAGTAACCACACTGTTATTGATCCAAGTATTGTTAACCAGGCAATGGAAGCTGAAGAGGATTCTCTTCGTTGTGTTAATTGTGGCAATTCGGGGTCTAAAACGTGTTCTCGTTGCAAATCTGTGAGATATTG CTCACAGGGATGCCAAGAAGCACACTGGAAAGCAGGCCATAAGTTAAAATGCAAGGATTTCAAAGCAAACTCATCACAAACAGCAAAATCAAACTTTGGTTTTAAACCTTCAGGTGGCGGGAGCAAAAGTTTTTCTAGCATTGCACTTGTTCCTGCCAGTGGAGGTTCTAACTCTAAGCCTATAAAGAAGCCAGGAAAG GTTCTTTTCCCGTATGATGAATTCATCAAACTTTACAACTCAGACAAACCCAGATTCCCTCCCTGTGGGCTCTTAAATTGTGGAAACAG TTGCTTTGCCAATGTGGTTCTGCAATGTCTCACTTACACTAGGCCACTTGTTGCCTACTTGTTGGAGAAAGGTCATCAAACAGAAT GTAGACATAATGATTGGTGTTTTCTTTGTGAATTTCAATCCCATGTTGTAAGAGCAAGCCAAAGTGCACTTCCTTTTTCACCGATGAATATTCTGTCTCGGTTACGCAATATTGGTGGTAATCTTGGCTATGGAAGACAGGAGGATGCTCATGAGTTCATGAG GTTTGCTATTGATACAATGCAATCAGTTTGCCTTGATGAATTTGGTGGAGAAAAAGCTGTTGAACCTGCCTCCCAAGAGACTACAATAATTCAACACATATTTGGGGGTCGCCTCCAGTCTCAG GTGATATGTACAAAGTGCAATAAGATTTCAAATCAGTTTGAGAACATGATGGATTTAACTGTTGAGATTCATGGTGATGCTGAATCCTTGGAGGAATGCCTCAATCAATTCACAGACAAAGAATGGCTCCATGGAGAAAATATGTACAAATGTGATGG GTGCAATGACTATGTCAAGGCATGGAAGCGTCTTACCATTCAACGAGCTCCGAATGTTCTTACAATCGCGTTAAAGAGATTCCAG AGTGGGAGGTTTGGTAAACTTAACAAAAGGGTAACTTTTCCTGAGACTTTAGACCTGAGCCCCTACATGAGTGAAAAAGGAGATGGCGCAGATGTGTACAAGCTTTATGCAGTTGTTGTCCATGTTGACATGCTAAATGCATCATTTTTTGGTCATTACATCTGCTACACCAAGGATTTCCGTGGAAACTGGCACAGAATTGATGACTCTAAG GTTTCTAGTGTTGAATTGGATGAGGTGCTTTCTCAGGGAGCCTATATGCTTTTATACAGCAG GGTTTCTGTTCGACCATCATGTCTCAGAACCATTGAGCCCTCAAAGGAGCAGCAATCAATCGTGAAAGTAGAATTAGACTCCTGCACTGAGAAACCAGCTGGACACCTTTCACCAATGGAGTCAACGGATGCCACAAGTTCTGGGTTCCTAGCACCCGCACCTGAAAGTAGAAATTCTGAATTTggaagtgcatgtcatgaggaTGCTGTGGTAAATTTTGAGTCAAGCACAGCAGTTTCAAAGGGTGTTTCATCCTGTGAAAATGAGTCACCATCTAAAGCTGACATGAAAGACGCAGAAGATTCAGGGGTTAATCATAATTCTGAGTTATCTTCATCTGCTATGGAGGAGGATCCTAGGGACATACCAGTTGCTTTGAGTTCTGGGATTATTCATGAAGTTCCAGAGGATATGAATGGAATTGATTCCAGCTCCAGTTCCTTGATTCCAGTGGGGGTTTCTGACTTAAAGAAGGATTCCTCAACTGCACTTGATTCAGAAGCTGTTGTGATAGAGCATTCCTTGGACCATTCAGATACAGTTATGTACGAATCAGATTCTGCTGTTGCTAAGGATATCAAAGTAAATGGCAGTATTCATTCATTCTCGAACGAAGAGATTTCAACAAAACCTAATAGTTTGAAACGTCAGCCACCTTTCCATGATTCGGATGGCGAGGACACAAATGGAGCTAAAAGAGCATAA